From Argopecten irradians isolate NY chromosome 2, Ai_NY, whole genome shotgun sequence, the proteins below share one genomic window:
- the LOC138315438 gene encoding thyrotropin-releasing hormone receptor-like → MAECLNKSLDNVTMPATAMSPDAILERQFHHIFMEVGVPTVCAFGLIGNVLNLMVLTREKIHCTLTKMEKSAHIGLIALAVSDFMFCFLALMFTILPLEGVYKGLTPVLYYHWLGPSFITIFIITSTWLIVVMAGERYLAVCHPFKARKIISLKRTRITILLVYSVCIVLTIPLFFEKVITETRCYNNSFRYKIENRIEFGDDFVPVRRMVWAVLFDFLPSAALLYFNICLIWKIHRAKKIRREMAPGHSKDMVIYRHGRENTSMQTERDYTQLQSMVHNKSSVVTRNNGHSYNVSTVRKAPQKSHFTCRFSSAKLKKRHSESALNSVTATLVAVVVLFLILVSPSEVLKFTYSKLNEGKDGPKYTSKMITYVTNFMQALNFSFNFVLYCAVNKSFRDTLASICCFCSIRNFHDPATTRLQQSTDVHELS, encoded by the coding sequence ATGGCTGAATGTCTCAACAAGAGCCTGGACAATGTAACGATGCCAGCGACAGCCATGTCACCGGATGCCATACTGGAGAGACAGTTTCACCATATCTTCATGGAAGTGGGCGTTCCTACAGTGTGTGCCTTCGGCCTCATCGGCAATGTGCTAAACTTGATGGTGCTCACGCGTGAAAAAATCCACTGTACCCTAACAAAGATGGAGAAATCGGCCCACATTGGACTGATAGCATTGGCGGTGTCTGATTTTATGTTCTGTTTCCTGGCGCTGATGTTCACAATTCTGCCACTAGAGGGCGTGTATAAGGGTCTCACACCAGTGCTTTATTACCATTGGCTGGGACCAAGTTTCATCACTATCTTTATCATCACAAGTACCTGGCTTATCGTTGTAATGGCGGGGGAGCGTTACCTTGCTGTGTGTCATCCATTTAAAGCCAGGAAaattatatcactgaagcgtaCCAGGATCACAATTCTACTAGTCTACTCTGTGTGTATAGTTCTAACGATTCCGCTTTTTTTTGAAAAGGTTATCACGGAAACGAGGTGTTATAATAACAGCTTTCGCTACAAAATTGAAAACCGAATTGAATTTGGCGACGATTTTGTGCCTGTTCGTCGAATGGTATGGGCAGTTTTGTTTGATTTCCTTCCGAGTGCTGCTTTGTTATATTTCAACATCTGTTTGATCTGGAAAATTCACAGAGCAAAAAAGATTCGACGTGAAATGGCCCCCGGACATAGCAAAGACATGGTGATCTACCGTCACGGTCGAGAGAACACAAGTATGCAGACGGAGCGCGACTACACACAACTACAATCCATGGTCCATAACAAGTCAAGTGTGGTAACTCGGAATAACGGACATTCTTACAACGTCTCTACAGTGAGAAAGGCTCCCCAAAAATCACATTTCACATGCCGTTTTTCGAGTGCTAAGCTGAAGAAGCGGCATTCAGAAAGTGCCCTGAACAGTGTCACAGCCACGCTTGTCGCTGTTGTTGTACTGTTCCTGATTTTGGTTTCCCCATCAGAGGTGTTAAAGTTCACGTACTCTAAACTGAACGAAGGAAAGGACGGACCAAAATATACCAGCAAGATGATCACTTATGTAACCAATTTCATGCAAGCGCTCAActtttccttcaattttgtgcTTTACTGTGCCGTGAACAAGTCCTTCCGAGATACACTAGCCAGTATCTGTTGTTTCTGCTCAATTCGTAACTTTCATGATCCTGCCACAACACGTCTTCAACAATCAACAGACGTGCATGAATTGTCATAG